In a genomic window of uncultured Sphaerochaeta sp.:
- the prmC gene encoding peptide chain release factor N(5)-glutamine methyltransferase, whose product MAGMTVQQWKRSTASRLMDGSVDQSPDLDARLLLQNVTGLDHVQQILCSDQELTEEELSALETLVLQRLAHRPMAYILGSREFYGRDFHVDERVLIPRPDTEILVEQVLAFAGKLNKSKDLSIIDVCTGSGAIGITLALELGCQVTLTDISAAALEVAKANAERLGAKVTMLQGDLLSPAEGKYDIIVSNPPYLTQLWCDQVSKEVAWEPRLALDGREEDGLGLIRTLVQQSTEHLVQGGALFLECDYRQAPGVATLLGEHQFAEVGTARDLAFLERVVWGVLVCTSS is encoded by the coding sequence ATGGCTGGTATGACCGTCCAGCAGTGGAAGCGATCGACTGCCTCCAGACTCATGGACGGCTCGGTGGACCAGAGTCCGGATCTCGACGCCCGCCTGCTTTTGCAGAACGTGACAGGTCTGGACCATGTCCAGCAGATTCTTTGCTCAGACCAAGAGCTCACAGAAGAAGAGCTTTCCGCACTCGAGACGTTGGTGTTGCAGCGGCTTGCCCATCGGCCGATGGCCTATATCCTTGGATCGAGGGAGTTCTATGGACGGGATTTCCATGTGGATGAGCGTGTGCTCATCCCCAGGCCCGACACCGAAATCCTGGTCGAGCAGGTGCTTGCCTTTGCCGGAAAGCTGAACAAGAGCAAAGATCTTTCCATCATCGATGTCTGCACCGGCAGCGGGGCCATCGGGATAACCCTGGCATTGGAACTTGGGTGCCAAGTCACCCTCACTGACATCAGCGCCGCTGCCCTGGAGGTGGCAAAAGCCAATGCAGAGCGTCTGGGAGCCAAGGTGACGATGCTTCAAGGCGACCTGCTCTCCCCAGCAGAGGGAAAGTATGATATCATCGTCAGCAACCCCCCCTACCTGACCCAGCTCTGGTGTGATCAGGTGTCAAAGGAAGTGGCCTGGGAACCCAGGCTTGCCCTTGACGGCAGGGAGGAAGATGGGCTTGGCCTGATCCGGACGCTGGTACAACAGAGCACCGAGCATCTGGTCCAAGGTGGTGCCTTGTTCCTGGAGTGTGATTACCGACAGGCGCCCGGCGTGGCGACCTTGCTGGGCGAGCATCAGTTTGCAGAGGTCGGCACAGCGCGTGACCTTGCGTTTCTTGAACGGGTGGTTTGGGGGGTTCTTGTATGTACGAGCAGTTGA